CTGGACCTCAAGAATTGATTAAATCAGGAACAACAGGGTTGCTTTTTCCAATTGATAATGTTTCAGCTCTTGTCGATTGTTTGAAAGAAACACTTTATACAGAAAACTTTAGAAAAAAACTTCAAGAAGAAGGACGAAAGTTTGTTGAAGAGAATTTTTCTAAAGAAAAAGTTGTTGGAGAATATCTCTCTTGCTTTGAATTCCTTTTAAAGCATAGGAAGGGAAAATAAAAACATGTGCGGCATTGCTGGATTTTATGCATCCACTTCTACTCTCGATCCGCGTCTTCAAACGTTTTTTTCAAAAGCGCTGTTTCATCGCGGACCAGATGGAGAAGGAATATTTGAAACACACACATCTTCAAATTGTTCTCTTTTACTTTTGCATCGAAGACTCTCGATTGTTGATTTAGAACATGGGCATCAACCTTTAATAGGGCAAGACCCCCTTGGTAAAGAAGCGGTATTGATTTTAAATGGTGAGATTTATAATCAAGAAATCTTGCGAAAAAAGTACCCTTCTTACCCTTTTAAAACACAGTCAGATTGCGAACCTCTCCTTCCTCTTTATTTTGAAAAAGGAGAAAAATTTGACGAAGATTTACGAGGCATGTATGCGTTTGCTCTTTATGATAAAAGCTCAAACGCGTTAATTTTAGGACGTGATCCTTTTGGGATTAAACCCCTTTATTATCGATGCGATGAAACTGGGTTTGCTTTTGCATCGGAAATTACAGCGCTTCTTTTCCCTTGGGACTCTGCTCATTCTCTTGACACATTCACATGTAATGAAGTCTTGAATCTCCAGTTTTCTTGTGGAAGAAAAACGATGTTTCCCGGTATTTGTCGTCTTCTTCCGGGAGAAATGCTTTGGGTATCAGATGGAAAAATTAAGAAATCATCTCATCTTGCAGCCCTTAATTATAAGCAACCTTCTTTTAAAAGAAAAACACAACAGGCACTTCAAGAGCTTGAAAAAAATCTTCTTGAAACCCTTCAAGGCCATTTGATGGCAGATGTCCCTGTGGGTCTTTTTTATTCAAAAGGAGTGGATTCAAGTGTTTTGTTGCGTGGATTAAATCTTTTAGGGCACAAAGAAATCCCTGCTTTCCATTTAATTTTTGAAGATGAAAAAACTTCTATTCCAGATGATTTTCCTTTAAAAGCACATTTTAAAGAAATTTTATTTCAGGAGGAAGATTTTTGGAAATTCCTTCCTTTGGCGGCTTTTATAATGGATGATTTTGCCGCTGATTATGCGCTTCTTCCAACGCTTAAACTGTCACAAGCCGCTCAACAACAAGGTTTAAAAGTTATTTTAAGTGGGGAAGGAGGGGATGAAATTTTTGCAGGATATGGCCGCTATAAAAAAGCCATTCGATGGCGTCTTTTTGGGGGTAAATCTCTACGTGAAAAAAGCCTTCTTCAGGGCTTCGATCTTTTTAAAGCGCCTTCTTCTTGGCGTTCTGACATCATAAAAGCTGAGCAAGAAATTTCCCAGTATAAAGAGCTTTCTTCCCTCCAAAAGGCCCAAGCTCTCGATATTAAAGATTGGCTTCCTCATGATTTAATGATAAAACTTGATCGAACATTGATGCATTTTGGAATTGAAGGGCGCCCTCCTTTTCTAGATAAAGTTTTTGCAAATTTTGGTTTCTTTTTAGAAGATTCTCTCAAACTTTATCAGGTGCATGGAAAATGGATTTTAAAAAAATGGCTGCAAAAACAAGTAGGTCTTAATTTTTTTGAAAAGAAGAAAGGATTTACGCCTCCTGTTGGACATTGGATTTCCAAAAAAGCATACATTTTAGGACCTCTTTTAAAAAATCAAGAAGCTCTTAAAGAGCTTTTTCCTCAAAAAATAGAAGATCTCTTTAAAAAGCTTTCTCAAAATCCAACACTTAAAAAAGAAGGAATGGCTGCTTGGGTCCTTCTTTTTTACACGCTTTGGTATAAAATACAGGTGGAGAAGATATCTTGGAAAGAAGATGTTTTTGATATTTTGAAAAAATCGTCTTAAATCAAGACGCTTCACAAACTTCTTTTTTAGTGGCATTAAAGAAGAAAGTCTGAAGCTTTTTAAAGCTCATATAAACCTTAAGAGGACAATCTAAATGGCAGGACATTCACAATTTAAGAACATTATGCATCGTAAGGGCGCCCAAGATGCAAAACGTGCAAAGATTTTTACAAAAATTATTCGCGAATTGACTGTTGCTGCACGAGAAGGGGGTGCAGATCCACATTCAAACCCTCGATTAAAAGCAGCAATCATGAGTGCGCGTGAAGCCAATATGCCTAAAGATACCATGGATCGGGCAATTAAGCGTGGTGAAGGTGCAGAAGAGGGGACAAATTATGAAGAAATCCGCTATGAAGGATATGGTCCAGGTGGTGTGGCTGTTTTGGTAGAATGTCTTACAGATAATCGAAATCGAACAGCCGCAGAAGTTCGTTCGACTTTTACCAAATGCGGAGGCAATTTAGGAGAAACAGGAAGTGTGAGCTTTATGTTTGATCGCCTTGGTCTTGTGCGGTATTTAGAAAAAGTTGCATCTTTTGATGAGATGTTTGAGATTGCTGTCGAATTGGGTGCGGAAGATGTTAAAATTGAAGACGGATTTTATGAAATCTATTGTGCTGCTGATTCTTTTAGCACGGTTCGGGAAGGTCTCATTAAAAAATTTGGAGAAGCGGAAAGCGCTCGTTTAACTTGGATCCCAAAAACAATAACAGCGCTCTCTGGAGATGAAGCAAAAAGTTATTTAAAATTTATGGATGTATTAGAAGATAATGATGATGTTCAATCTGTCTTTGATAATGGAGATGTTCCAGAAAGTATGATGGCAGAGTTTTCATAATTAAGATAGAAAAGATTTAAATTTTAAAAAAATGGCATCCTTAATAAATGTTGTATTCAACCAAGCGCTTTCAGATATTCTCTTAAAAAAAGAGGATAATTTATTTGTCAGAATTCCGATTCCTGATCGAGGAATTGTATCTTCTAACCAAAATCGCATTGAACGAATAAGCACCGTTCTTGATCAAAGAGATGTTTATGAAGTGCCTTGGGGGCCTAAGATATATATAGGTTTTTATAAAAAGTGCAAAGTTTTTATGGCAAGTGCGCCTGTTGGAAGCGGGTCTGGGTTGATGTTTACGGAGCTTTATTCTGCTGGGGCTCAATATATTGTCAGATATGGATCAGATGATGTAAAAAGTCCGCCTCAAGAGGACAAAAATTTAATTAAGATAATTGATGAAACGGATAACCTGTTTGGATTTGAATTAGCGAGTGGTCTTGATCCAAATTCTTGTGGAAAATCACTGTGGGCCTCTTCAGAGATTATTGCTGCTTTAAGTGCTGAAGCATTGGAAAGAAATTTACCTATTGAAAAAAGAGTGTGTCATCATCTTGAAAATTACCATGCGTTAAGAACGCCTGAAAAATTCTCTTCAAAAAGAAAAGAAGCGCTTGAAAATCAATTGAAAAATCTTAAAAGAGACAATAAAAAAGAGAGTTTTGATATGGAAAGTGCTGTTTTGTTTAGAGTCGCACATGACTTTAAAAGACATGCAGCTTCCGTTTTAC
The sequence above is drawn from the Pseudomonadota bacterium genome and encodes:
- the asnB gene encoding asparagine synthase (glutamine-hydrolyzing), whose translation is MCGIAGFYASTSTLDPRLQTFFSKALFHRGPDGEGIFETHTSSNCSLLLLHRRLSIVDLEHGHQPLIGQDPLGKEAVLILNGEIYNQEILRKKYPSYPFKTQSDCEPLLPLYFEKGEKFDEDLRGMYAFALYDKSSNALILGRDPFGIKPLYYRCDETGFAFASEITALLFPWDSAHSLDTFTCNEVLNLQFSCGRKTMFPGICRLLPGEMLWVSDGKIKKSSHLAALNYKQPSFKRKTQQALQELEKNLLETLQGHLMADVPVGLFYSKGVDSSVLLRGLNLLGHKEIPAFHLIFEDEKTSIPDDFPLKAHFKEILFQEEDFWKFLPLAAFIMDDFAADYALLPTLKLSQAAQQQGLKVILSGEGGDEIFAGYGRYKKAIRWRLFGGKSLREKSLLQGFDLFKAPSSWRSDIIKAEQEISQYKELSSLQKAQALDIKDWLPHDLMIKLDRTLMHFGIEGRPPFLDKVFANFGFFLEDSLKLYQVHGKWILKKWLQKQVGLNFFEKKKGFTPPVGHWISKKAYILGPLLKNQEALKELFPQKIEDLFKKLSQNPTLKKEGMAAWVLLFYTLWYKIQVEKISWKEDVFDILKKSS
- a CDS encoding YebC/PmpR family DNA-binding transcriptional regulator, with protein sequence MAGHSQFKNIMHRKGAQDAKRAKIFTKIIRELTVAAREGGADPHSNPRLKAAIMSAREANMPKDTMDRAIKRGEGAEEGTNYEEIRYEGYGPGGVAVLVECLTDNRNRTAAEVRSTFTKCGGNLGETGSVSFMFDRLGLVRYLEKVASFDEMFEIAVELGAEDVKIEDGFYEIYCAADSFSTVREGLIKKFGEAESARLTWIPKTITALSGDEAKSYLKFMDVLEDNDDVQSVFDNGDVPESMMAEFS